In Mycobacterium sp. Aquia_216, a genomic segment contains:
- the proB gene encoding glutamate 5-kinase produces the protein MSAHRDAIRTARSLVVKIGTNALTTSSGVFDGGRLAGLADAIEARMKAGTDVVIVSSGAIAAGIEPLGLSRRPKDLATKQAAASVGQVALVNAWSAAFSRYSRTVGQVLLSAHDISMRAQHTNAQRTLDRLRALHAVAIVNENDTVATNEIRFGDNDRLSALVAHLVGAEALVLLSDIDGLYDTDPRKTKGARFIPEVAASSDLVGVVAGPGSALGTGGMASKMSSALLAADAGVPVLLAAASDAATALTDASSGTVFAARPVRMSARRFWVRYAAEATGSLSLDAGAVRAVVQQRRSLLAAGISAVSGRFYAGDVVELSGPDATVVARGVVAYDAAELATMMGRSTSELPDELRRPAVHADDLVAV, from the coding sequence GGACCAACGCGCTGACCACGTCGTCCGGCGTGTTCGACGGGGGCCGACTGGCCGGCCTGGCCGATGCGATCGAGGCTCGGATGAAGGCGGGCACCGATGTCGTCATCGTGTCCTCGGGTGCCATCGCCGCCGGTATCGAGCCGCTCGGATTATCCCGTCGGCCAAAGGATTTGGCGACCAAGCAAGCCGCGGCGAGCGTCGGCCAGGTCGCGCTGGTGAACGCGTGGAGTGCCGCGTTTTCCCGGTATAGCCGCACGGTCGGGCAGGTGCTGCTGAGCGCGCACGACATTTCGATGCGGGCCCAGCACACCAACGCGCAGCGCACCCTGGACCGACTGCGCGCGCTGCACGCGGTGGCGATCGTCAACGAAAACGACACCGTGGCTACCAACGAGATCCGGTTCGGCGACAACGACCGACTTTCGGCGCTGGTGGCTCACCTGGTGGGCGCCGAGGCCCTGGTGCTGCTCTCCGACATCGACGGGCTCTACGACACTGATCCGCGAAAGACCAAGGGCGCACGCTTCATTCCCGAGGTGGCCGCGTCGTCGGATCTCGTTGGCGTGGTGGCCGGCCCGGGAAGCGCACTGGGCACCGGGGGAATGGCGTCAAAGATGTCCTCGGCGCTGCTGGCCGCCGACGCCGGCGTGCCGGTGCTGCTGGCCGCGGCTTCGGATGCCGCGACGGCGCTCACCGACGCCTCGTCGGGCACGGTGTTCGCCGCCCGGCCCGTGCGGATGTCGGCCCGCCGCTTCTGGGTGCGTTACGCCGCCGAGGCCACCGGCTCGCTGAGCCTCGATGCGGGGGCGGTGCGCGCGGTGGTGCAGCAACGCCGCTCGCTGCTGGCCGCGGGCATCAGCGCGGTGTCGGGCCGGTTCTACGCCGGAGACGTCGTCGAACTGAGCGGACCCGACGCGACGGTGGTGGCTCGTGGCGTGGTCGCCTACGACGCCGCCGAACTCGCGACCATGATGGGCCGGTCCACCTCCGAGCTGCCCGACGAGCTGCGCCGGCCCGCGGTGCATGCCGACGACCTGGTCGCGGTCTGA